The Pleurodeles waltl isolate 20211129_DDA chromosome 6, aPleWal1.hap1.20221129, whole genome shotgun sequence genome has a segment encoding these proteins:
- the TOR4A gene encoding torsin-4A isoform X1: MLSQILCNYGNRQDMEEVQPCTDAPERSSKMSLASCPVRAVVRLRRQIRNLKKSKLHLDLSGPRSLETRHARLLQKQISLDKTSFFNTGLEKSQYFSFDTPSLEQMSQLSVLKPKRKKKRRRSRTVLYPGNSRKYLPIEQKSKAKRCLILLIAIIFFQILNAIENLDDNLQKYDVDGLEKTMHRDIFGQKLAVDTVMDLLKDYLATHMHNKPLVVSLNGPSGVGKSHMGRLLAKHFRSVMDGDFVLQYYAGHNCPTETDVLSCQSDLSGKVSNMVVTAEIEEKIPVLIFDEMEEMPLLLLDVLHGYFQPNQSNEFLNAIYILISNIGSNGITKYVLQNASSEDLSQHRKRKELVSIIESSLRQHHPLWDHSEIVPFILLEKSHIINCFLDEMLREGYYPDNGNIENMASQLKYYTQGERHYSIMGCKQVVAKVNLLQ; the protein is encoded by the coding sequence CTAAGCCAGATCTTATGTAATTACGGAAACAGGCAAGATATGGAGGAAGTCCAGCCCTGCACGGATGCGCCTGAAAGATCTAGCAAGATGTCTCTAGCCTCGTGCCCTGTACGAGCTGTGGTCCGCCTGCGTCGCCAGATCCGGAACTTGAAGAAAAGCAAGCTTCACCTCGACCTCTCTGGTCCGAGATCACTAGAGACCAGGCATGCAAGACTCCTCCAAAAGCAAATTTCTTTGGACAAAACATCATTTTTTAACACTGGCTTAGAAAAGTCGCAGTATTTTAGTTTTGATACCCCAAGTTTGGAGCAGATGTCGCAGTTGTCTGTGCTTAAACCCAAGCGTAAAAAGAAACGAAGGAGGTCCAGGACCGTACTGTATCCAGGTAATTCACGAAAATACCTACCCATTGAACAAAAGAGCAAGGCCAAACGATGCCTGATTCTGCTCATTGCTATTATCTTCTTTCAAATTTTAAATGCTATTGAAAACTTGGATGATAATCTACAGAAATATGACGTGGATGGTCTTGAGAAGACCATGCATCGGGACATATTTGGCCAGAAACTGGCAGTGGACACTGTTATGGACCTCTTGAAGGATTACCTCGCCACTCACATGCACAATAAGCCACTAGTGGTGTCGCTAAATGGCCCAAGTGGCGTTGGAAAGAGCCACATGGGACGACTTCTGGCCAAGCACTTCCGTTCAGTTATGGATGGTGACTTTGTGCTCCAATACTATGCTGGGCACAACTGCCCCACTGAAACTGATGTGCTTTCTTGTCAAAGTGACCTATCTGGAAAGGTTTCTAATATGGTGGTTACAGCAGAAATAGAAGAGAAGATCCCAGTGCTCATCTTCGACGAGATGGAAGAAATGCCCCTGCTTCTACTTGACGTGCTCCATGGATACTTTCAGCCAAACCAGAGCAACGAGTTTCTCAATGCCATCTACATATTGATTAGCAACATTGGTTCTAACGGAATCACCAAGTATGTCCTTCAGAATGCATCCAGCGAGGACTTGTCACAGCACAGGAAGCGGAAAGAGCTTGTTAGTATTATAGAGTCTTCATTGAGGCAGCATCATCCTCTGTGGGATCACTCTGAGATTGTTCCGTTCATCCTGCTGGAGAAGAGCCATATTATCAACTGTTTCTTGGATGAAATGCTGAGGGAAGGTTACTATCCAGATAATGGCAACATTGAGAACATGGCTAGCCAATTAAAATATTACACGCAAGGGGAGAGGCACTATTCTATAATGGGTTGCAAACAAGTAGTGGCTAAAGTCAACCTGCTACAGTGA
- the TOR4A gene encoding torsin-4A isoform X2: MEEVQPCTDAPERSSKMSLASCPVRAVVRLRRQIRNLKKSKLHLDLSGPRSLETRHARLLQKQISLDKTSFFNTGLEKSQYFSFDTPSLEQMSQLSVLKPKRKKKRRRSRTVLYPGNSRKYLPIEQKSKAKRCLILLIAIIFFQILNAIENLDDNLQKYDVDGLEKTMHRDIFGQKLAVDTVMDLLKDYLATHMHNKPLVVSLNGPSGVGKSHMGRLLAKHFRSVMDGDFVLQYYAGHNCPTETDVLSCQSDLSGKVSNMVVTAEIEEKIPVLIFDEMEEMPLLLLDVLHGYFQPNQSNEFLNAIYILISNIGSNGITKYVLQNASSEDLSQHRKRKELVSIIESSLRQHHPLWDHSEIVPFILLEKSHIINCFLDEMLREGYYPDNGNIENMASQLKYYTQGERHYSIMGCKQVVAKVNLLQ; encoded by the coding sequence ATGGAGGAAGTCCAGCCCTGCACGGATGCGCCTGAAAGATCTAGCAAGATGTCTCTAGCCTCGTGCCCTGTACGAGCTGTGGTCCGCCTGCGTCGCCAGATCCGGAACTTGAAGAAAAGCAAGCTTCACCTCGACCTCTCTGGTCCGAGATCACTAGAGACCAGGCATGCAAGACTCCTCCAAAAGCAAATTTCTTTGGACAAAACATCATTTTTTAACACTGGCTTAGAAAAGTCGCAGTATTTTAGTTTTGATACCCCAAGTTTGGAGCAGATGTCGCAGTTGTCTGTGCTTAAACCCAAGCGTAAAAAGAAACGAAGGAGGTCCAGGACCGTACTGTATCCAGGTAATTCACGAAAATACCTACCCATTGAACAAAAGAGCAAGGCCAAACGATGCCTGATTCTGCTCATTGCTATTATCTTCTTTCAAATTTTAAATGCTATTGAAAACTTGGATGATAATCTACAGAAATATGACGTGGATGGTCTTGAGAAGACCATGCATCGGGACATATTTGGCCAGAAACTGGCAGTGGACACTGTTATGGACCTCTTGAAGGATTACCTCGCCACTCACATGCACAATAAGCCACTAGTGGTGTCGCTAAATGGCCCAAGTGGCGTTGGAAAGAGCCACATGGGACGACTTCTGGCCAAGCACTTCCGTTCAGTTATGGATGGTGACTTTGTGCTCCAATACTATGCTGGGCACAACTGCCCCACTGAAACTGATGTGCTTTCTTGTCAAAGTGACCTATCTGGAAAGGTTTCTAATATGGTGGTTACAGCAGAAATAGAAGAGAAGATCCCAGTGCTCATCTTCGACGAGATGGAAGAAATGCCCCTGCTTCTACTTGACGTGCTCCATGGATACTTTCAGCCAAACCAGAGCAACGAGTTTCTCAATGCCATCTACATATTGATTAGCAACATTGGTTCTAACGGAATCACCAAGTATGTCCTTCAGAATGCATCCAGCGAGGACTTGTCACAGCACAGGAAGCGGAAAGAGCTTGTTAGTATTATAGAGTCTTCATTGAGGCAGCATCATCCTCTGTGGGATCACTCTGAGATTGTTCCGTTCATCCTGCTGGAGAAGAGCCATATTATCAACTGTTTCTTGGATGAAATGCTGAGGGAAGGTTACTATCCAGATAATGGCAACATTGAGAACATGGCTAGCCAATTAAAATATTACACGCAAGGGGAGAGGCACTATTCTATAATGGGTTGCAAACAAGTAGTGGCTAAAGTCAACCTGCTACAGTGA